Proteins from a single region of Selenihalanaerobacter shriftii:
- a CDS encoding 4Fe-4S dicluster domain-containing protein, which yields MLYKIDPTPANDSFLRKVESRTNSNLTKCLQCYKCGGMCQKSAKFDYTPRQLLEQIIDGLEDTVLNSRAIWICETCDECQVNCPAAISVNQIMKTLREMAREKGIKPNTSEINRRFVKKAHCPKKEG from the coding sequence ATGTTATATAAAATAGATCCTACTCCTGCAAATGATAGTTTTTTAAGGAAAGTAGAATCTAGGACTAATAGCAATTTGACTAAATGTTTGCAGTGTTATAAGTGTGGAGGGATGTGTCAAAAGAGTGCTAAGTTTGATTATACTCCCAGACAACTTCTTGAACAAATAATAGACGGCTTAGAAGATACCGTTTTAAATAGTAGAGCTATTTGGATTTGTGAGACCTGTGATGAATGTCAGGTGAATTGTCCTGCAGCAATTAGTGTTAATCAAATCATGAAGACTCTACGAGAAATGGCTAGAGAAAAGGGAATTAAACCTAACACTTCCGAAATAAATAGAAGATTTGTCAAGAAAGCTCATTGTCCGAAAAAAGAAGGTTGA
- a CDS encoding 4Fe-4S dicluster domain-containing protein, which translates to MKVDILPEERGLIEAVEKRSGQDLSDCIQCTKCSGICPFSTYMDYSPNQILEMIIHGIKKPLLQSKSIQTCIGCATCEANCPSEVEMYEIMQALRDMAKEEGVESREKDIALFNDIFLDAVEKYGKSHEVGLMIRLNIAKKQYLKDMQLGPKMFIKGMVGVGDVFPHKIKNRSEVEKIFKNVRKERGQI; encoded by the coding sequence ATGAAGGTTGATATATTGCCAGAGGAGCGAGGCTTAATAGAGGCGGTGGAGAAGCGAAGTGGACAGGATTTAAGTGACTGTATTCAGTGCACAAAATGTTCTGGAATTTGTCCCTTTTCCACTTACATGGACTATTCTCCTAACCAAATTTTAGAGATGATTATTCATGGGATAAAGAAGCCTTTGTTACAAAGCAAATCAATTCAAACATGTATAGGTTGTGCTACTTGTGAGGCCAACTGTCCTTCAGAAGTAGAGATGTATGAAATAATGCAAGCATTACGAGATATGGCTAAAGAAGAAGGGGTAGAATCAAGGGAAAAAGATATTGCTTTATTTAATGATATCTTCTTAGATGCGGTTGAGAAGTATGGTAAGTCCCATGAAGTAGGACTTATGATTAGGTTAAATATTGCTAAGAAACAGTATTTAAAAGATATGCAGTTAGGTCCAAAGATGTTTATAAAGGGTATGGTAGGAGTCGGAGATGTTTTTCCACATAAGATTAAGAATCGAAGTGAAGTTGAGAAGATATTTAAAAATGTAAGAAAAGAAAGGGGGCAAATTTAA